From the Bombus vancouverensis nearcticus chromosome 3, iyBomVanc1_principal, whole genome shotgun sequence genome, one window contains:
- the LOC117153887 gene encoding uncharacterized protein LOC117153887 isoform X2, protein MVRRKADARSIDSSRTARSDKSRTDVVVDRRKIQKAHILKEIRYFRKSVKLLIPKLPFARIVKEIMTDLFPRSDVRRVQESALEALQEATEAYLVQFFEDCVLLSQHGKRVTLQIQDMILMRRLRGRDDIINK, encoded by the exons atggtacGCCGAAAAGCTGATGCAAG ATCAATTGACAGTTCGCGAACAGCACGCAGTGATAAATCTAGG ACTGACGTTGTAGTGGACAGACGCAAAATTCAAAAGGCACACATTTTGAAAGAAATTCGATATTTTAGAAAAAGTGTAAAATTGCTTATACCAAAACTACCTTTTGCTCGTATAGTTAAAGAAATTATGACAGATTTATTTCCTAGAAGTGATGTAAGAAG AGTACAAGAATCTGCACTTGAAGCACTGCAAGAAGCTACTGAAGCATATCTAGTTCAATTCTTTGAAGATTGTGTATTATTGTCACAGCATGGAAAGCGTGTGACTCTTCAAATTCAAGATATGATTTTAATGAGACGACTCAGAGGAAGAgatgatattataaataaatga
- the Myd88 gene encoding myeloid differentiation primary response protein MyD88, with translation MTVELSAVPLVSLSAQSKCVISSLLNPLKILPSENGLPRDWRGLAHVCKLSGEIIPLLTSHPDPTAYILTAWQQQEKDITLKDLQTVLEEIERWDILDDTSKLFEKDGERYLEQLQRSQTSAEVISNDIDEKVLTVDDIHRLRQGLENQYYDAFLLYAAEDVNWATEMLEKLENKYNLKLCVKDRDLIAGVTFEHEAIMTLISERCNRLIVLISNNFLKSPANKFFLSYAQALGIDKRQRKVIPCLYEKCKLPPQLQYMFVLDYNRVGLYDFWGKLRDSIQVVNKVEENTSIVPVKDFSNFDATNESENDKESTKESFEVQKPRLQNNKEMLNIKENANIPEFDSVHKLKDNDNSKDNDNSKDNDNSKDNFLQWTKKNFLQWSKKENNRKEYVPISETVSLPSIRNLDTLSTSTESIEKKNKTKFINKYVKRVQLKKILVKS, from the exons ATGACGGTTGAATTATCAGCAGTACCACTTGTTTCTTTATCCGCCCAAAGTAAATGTGTTATTTCATCATTATTAAATCCTCTGAAAATTTTGCCTTCTGAAAATGGATTACCAAG AGATTGGAGAGGCCTCGCGCACGTTTGCAAATTAAGTGGAGAAATAATACCATTATTGACGTCGCATCCAGATCCAACTGCATATATTTTAACAGCTTGGCAACAGcaagaaaaagatattacgctgaaGGATTTACAGACTGTGCTGGAAGAAATTGAACGATGGGATATCTTAGACGATACATCAAAACTTTTTG AGAAAGATGGTGAAAGATACCTAGAACAATTGCAAAGGTCTCAGACATCAGCTGAAGTAATTTCAAATGACATTGATGAAAAAGTTCTTACTGTAG aTGATATTCATAGACTAAGACAAGGATTAGAAAATCAATATTATGATGCTTTCTTATTGTATGCTGCTGAAGATGTTAATTGGGCCACTGAAATGttggaaaaattggaaaataaatataacttgAAG CTTTGTGTAAAAGATCGTGATTTAATTGCTGGAGTTACATTCGAACATGAAGCCATAATGACTTTGATATCAGAACGCTGTAATAGACTAATTGTTctaatatcaaacaattttttaaaaagcCCAGCAAACAAATTCTTTTTGAGCTATGCTCAAGCATTAGGCATTG ATAAACGACAAAGGAAAGTTATACCATGTTTGTATGAAAAATGCAAATTGCCACCACAGCTACAATATATGTTTGTATTAGATTATAACAGAGTGGGTTTGTATGACTTCTGGGGAAAATTAAGAGACTCTATACAGGTTGTAAATAAAGTAGAAGAAAATACCAGTATTGTCCCTGTGAAAGATTTCAGCAACTTTGATGCGACTAATGAAAGTGAAAACGATAAAGAAAGTACAAAAGAATCTTTTGAAGTACAAAAACCTcgtttacaaaataataaagaaatgcTTAATATAAAAGAGAATGCAAACATTCCTGAATTTGACAGTGTTCATAAGTTGAAAGATAATGATAATTCGAAAGATAATGATAATTCGAAAGATAATGATAATTCGAAAGATAATTTTTTACAATGgacaaaaaagaattttttacagTGGtccaaaaaagaaaataatagaaaggAGTATGTACCAATCTCAGAGACTGTTAGTTTACCATCTATCAGGAATCTGGATACATTGAGCACATCAACAGAGtcaatagaaaaaaagaataaaacaaagtttataaataaatatgtaaaaaggGTACAGTTAAAAAAGATACTTGTCAAATCATAA
- the Sarm gene encoding LOW QUALITY PROTEIN: sterile alpha and armadillo motif (The sequence of the model RefSeq protein was modified relative to this genomic sequence to represent the inferred CDS: substituted 1 base at 1 genomic stop codon), which translates to MGNGSSCCPHRKKMSEFPVEGGENGDMHTVMENFQKKNNMVSGRSHVTHHPQVTSSSQMLTTNQSQSSSSSSSRVAKSSQRILTSSSSSEMKASSMKSDLRELQRGISEMKNNISTNFSQRLRNSMENLVDRDGNGTEEGDLTEPLVTFPDPDTPPPATGTVTLTGGSPSQLSSLNSLNNLHNMSPPISMSNISNMTNLPAGQETMKFEQKKMTSASKTKVVTDGFSAEKATANSAEMRALQAGDVSYKEQSAATAARARVELDGVSAEKSVAAAREQRSLKAGDLSHQESNNMAASTMKLQSDSFSSEKKAMAAQQQRQTVTSTGIFNHEKHISAASSQSSITIAKGVTSKSSMISAASAVNQLMNGMRPAEDELLSLPLDDLDLLCSKSNPQDVDRAIAKYSNFLDNFVERLKANDCKSGKAPLLLDRVNEIIRKAWAVPTHGHELGYTLCNTLRTRGGLDLLMSNCIASDNELQFSSARLLEQCLTTENRAHVVEHGLEKVVNVACVCTKNANSVDHSRVGTGILEHLFKHSEGTCSDVIRLGGLDAVLFECRKNDIETLRHCAGALANLSLYGGAENQEAMIKRKVPMWLFPLAFHNDDNIKYYACLAIAVLVANKEIEAAVLKSGTLDLVEPFVTSHNPYEFAKSNLAHAHGQSKNWLERLVPVLSSKREEARNLAAFHFCMEAGIKKQQGNTEIFRAIGAIEPLKKVASCPNAIASKYAAQALRLIGEEIPHKLSQQVPLWSTEDVREWVKQIGFAECAQNFVESRVDGDLLLQLTEENLKEDIGLTNGIRRRRFTRELQNLKKMADYSSRDTGNLNSFLQSIGQEFSIYTYSMLNAGVDKDSIRNLSEDQLLTECGIANSIHRLRILDAIKNMQHNQLGSSEDESPDKSLDVFVSYRRSNGSQLASLLKVHLQLRGFSVFIDVERLEAGKFDNNLLQSIRQAKHFLLVLTPKALERCIQDSECKDWVHREIVAALQSQCNIIPIIDNFQWPEPEELPEDMRAVCHFNGVRWIHDYQDACVDKLERFMRGEIPVRSDIPRSIAPKDVTQPNTPGNTTIRQPPNYQRMHSNESRGSDKDSTGGRDXLEGPPTAIPSRLRKSSSPSRWLMGLPPTSPRLKFTHTQPGGSPVPRRPPRHPPSPSTRSRSLELLDQDEKKSVSPVREPEAQARPRSRSLDGLLDEDIVPEKKTAESSKPGNENEIDSRISLEVLDRLSDTKVENNLFQIVPEGAQNNIDRGPTVNLHSHKSNDRKTKLSGNQSPIPIPRQRLKTAAEIKSESVNIVEEKELQKSSNFEENNDKGEQNLPTRPPKPNRFVSVDTALSSVTSSMEDEKDSQASSENVDPCDSNTELKERLVVTGSDKSTLLKAKSCGAGLDSDGSISSNEYKSKSREQGSLLSLPTGAEPKRKKNFMDKCVNKVRSFMRK; encoded by the exons aTGTCGGAGTTCCCAGTGGAGGGAGGGGAAAACGGTGACATGCACACTGTTATGGAGAATTTTCAAAAAAAGAACAACATGGTGAGCGGAAGGAGCCACGTTACCCATCATCCACAGGTCACTTCGTCGTCACAG ATGCTGACGACGAACCAGAGCCagagcagcagcagcagttCGAGCAGGGTGGCCAAATCCTCGCAGAGGATTCTTACCTCGTCTTCATCGAGTGAGATGAAAGCAAGCTCCATGAAGAGCGACCTAAGAGAACTTCAACGCGGCATATCCGAAATGAAGAACAATATTTCCACGAACTTTTCACAACGATTGCGAAACAGCATGGAGAACCTCGTGGATAG AGATGGAAACGGGACGGAGGAAGGTGACTTGACGGAGCCACTAGTGACGTTTCCGGATCCTGACACTCCACCACCCGCCACGGGAACAGTTACGTTAACAGGAGGTTCACCCTCGCAATTGAGCTCTCTGAACTCACTGAATAATCTTCACAATATGAGTCCACCGATCAGCATGTCGAATATTTCGAATATGACGAACCTACCTGCTGGACAGGAGACGATGAAATTCGAACAGAAAAAGATGACAAGTGCTTCCAAGACGAAG GTTGTTACGGACGGCTTTAGCGCTGAAAAGGCGACGGCAAATAGCGCCGAGATGAGAGCTTTACAAGCTGGCGACGTCTCGTACAAGGAGCAAAGCGCCGCGACGGCGGCCAGGGCGCGCGTCGAACTCGATGGCGTCTCCGCTGAGAAGAGCGTCGCGGCTGCAAGG GAACAGAGAAGCTTAAAAGCTGGCGACCTGTCGCACCAGGAAAGCAATAACATGGCTGCATCCACGATGAAGCTACAGAGCGATTCATTCAGTTCGGAGAAa AAAGCTATGGCAGCACAACAACAAAGACAAACGGTCACTTCAACCGGGATCTTCAACCACGAGAAACACATTTCTGCAGCAAGTTCGCAGTCAAGTATCACAATCGCGAAAGGAGTCACCTCAAAATCTTCAATGATCAGCGCAGCGAGTGCAGTGAATCAATTGATGAACGGCATGAGGCCGGCTGAAGACGAACTTCTTTCTCTACCTCTGGACGATCTAGACCTTCTATGCTCAAAATCGAATCCCCAGGACGTCGATCGAGCTATCGCCAAATACTCTAATTTCCTAGACAATTTCGTGGAACGTTTAAAAGCCAACGATTGTAAAAGTGGCAAGGCACCGTTGTTATTAGACAGAGTGAACGAAATCATTAGAAAAGCGTGGGCAGTACCTACTCATGGTCACGAATTAGGTTACACCCTATGTAACACCCTTAGAACGAGAGGTGGTCTTGATTTATTAATGTCCAACTGTATAGCCAGCGATAATGAACTACAGTTTTCTTCGGCCAGATTATTAGAACAGTGTCTGACCACAGAGAACAGGGCACACGTAGTGGAACACGGTTTAGAGAAGGTTGTGAACGTTGCCTGTGTATGCACAAAAAATGCTAATTCGGTGGATCATTCGAGAGTAGGCACTGGAATCTTGGAACACCTGTTTAAACATAGCGAAGGGACCTGCAGCGATGTGATCAGGCTAGGTGGTCTAGATGCTGTTCTATTCGAATGTAGAAAGAACGACATTGAAACGTTGAGACACTGTGCTGGTGCTCTCGCCAATCTGTCTCTATATGGTGGTGCAGAAAATCAGGAAGCCATGATCAAGAGAAAAGTGCCTATGTGGCTGTTTCCACTAGCTTTCCACAATGACGACAACATTAAGTACTATGCTTGTCTGGCAATTGCTGTATTAGTAGCCAATAAGGAAATAGAAGCTGCAGTGTTAAAGTCTGGTACACTGGATCTAGTTGAACCATTTGTAACCTCACATAATCCCTATGAATTCGCCAAGTCGAATCTAGCACATGCACATGGTCAGAGTAAAAATTGGCTTGAGAGGCTGGTACCGGTACTAAGCTCAAAAAGAGAGGAAGCTAGGAATCTGGCAGCTTTCCATTTTTGTATGGAGGCTGGCATCAAGAAACAGCAGGGCAACACGGAGATCTTCCGTGCGATAGGAGCCATTGAACCGTTAAAGAAAGTAGCTAGTTGTCCTAATGCAATTGCTTCCAAGTATGCGGCGCAGGCATTACGTTTAATTGGGGAGGAGATTCCTCACAAACTCAGCCAACAGGTACCTCTCTGGTCTACAGAAGATGTCAGAGAGTGGGTGAAACAGATTGGATTCGCGGAATGTGCACAGAACTTTGTGGAAAGTAGAGTGGATGGTGATTTATTGTTACAGCTGACAGAAGAGAATCTCAAAGAAGATATTGGTTTAACAAATGGTATCAGGAGGAGAAGGTTTACCAGAGAATTGCAGAATTTAAAGAAGATGGCTGATTATAGCAGTAGAGACACGGGAAATTTAAATAGTTTCTTGCAATCAATTGGTCAGGAGTTCTCAATCTACACATACAGTATGCTTAATGCTGGCGTTGACAAAGACTCCATCAGGAATTTGTCTGAAGATCAGTTACTGACAGAGTGTGGCATCGCAAATAGCATCCATAGGTTGAGGATATTAGATGCTATTAAGAATATGCAGCACAATCAGTTGGGTTCTTCGGAGGATGAATCACCAGATAAATCCTTGGACGTGTTTGTTAGTTATAGAAGATCAAATGGATCCCAGTTAGCCAGTTTATTGAAAGTCCACTTGCAACTGAGAGGCTTCTCTGTGTTCATTGATGTTGAAAGGTTAGAAGCCGGCAAATTCGACAATAACCTGCTGCAAAGCATCAGGCAGGCAAAACACTTCCTCCTTGTGCTGACGCCCAAGGCTTTGGAAAGGTGTATACAGGACAGTGAATGCAAAGACTGGGTTCATAGG GAGATTGTAGCAGCTCTACAATCACAATGTAATATAATTCCTATCATAGACAACTTCCAGTGGCCAGAGCCTGAAGAACTCCCTGAAGATATGCGAGCAGTTTGTCATTTCAATGGTGTACGATGGATCCATGATTACCAAGATGCCTGCGTAGACAAACTAGAAAG GTTTATGCGAGGCGAAATACCAGTCAGATCAGATATCCCAAGAAGCATCGCGCCCAAGGACGTGACGCAACCAAACACACCGGGTAACACAACTATAAGACAGCCACCGAACTATCAACGTATGCACAGTAATGAAAGCAGGGGCAGTGACAAAGACTCGACAGGAGGGCGAGATTGACTAGAGGGCCCGCCCACAGCCATACCGAGCAG GCTTAGAAAATCGTCAAGTCCGTCCCGTTGGTTAATGGGTTTACCGCCTACGTCTCCGCGATTGAAGTTCACCCATACGCAGCCTGGAGGAAGTCCAGTACCACGAAGACCTCCACGACATCCCCCTTCTCCGTCCACCAGATCTCGTTCGCTGGAACTGTTAGATCAAGATGAGAAGAAATCGGTTTCTCCTGTTAGAGAACCAGAAGCACAGGCGAGACCAAGGTCCAGAAGCTTGGATGGTTTGTTAGATGAAGATATAGTGCCAGAAAAGAAGACTGCAGAATCATCGAAGCCAGGCAACGAGAACGAAATTGACTCCCGAATATCCCTGGAGGTTTTAGACAGACTTTCTGATACTAAAGTAGAAAACAATCTTTTTCAAATTGTACCAGAAGGGGCACAAAACAATATAGATAGAGGGCCAACTGTTAATCTTCATTCTCACAAGTCTAATGATCGGAAAACAAAGTTGAGTGGAAATCAAAGTCCAATACCAATTCCTAGACAGCGATTAAAAACAGCTGCAGAAATAAAATCGGAATCGGTTAATATTGTAGAGGAAAAAGAGTTGCAAAAATCGTCAAATTTCGAGGAGAACAACGACAAAGGGGAACAAAATTTACCAACACGACCACCGAAACCGAATCGATTCGTGAGTGTAGATACAGCGTTGTCGTCTGTGACTTCGAGCATGGAAGACGAAAAGGACTCCCAGGCTAGTTCAGAGAACGTTGATCCTTGTGATAGTAACACAGAATTGAAGGAACGATTGGTCGTAACGGGAAGCGATAAATCGACACTGCTCAAAGCGAAAAGCTGTGGTGCGGGGCTAGACTCTGACGGAAGCATTTCGTCAAACGAATACAAGTCTAAATCACGGGAACAGGGCTCGTTGCTCTCGCTTCCAACAGGAGCCGAGCCGAAACGAAAAAAGAACTTTATGGATAAATGCGTGAACAAAGTGCGATCTTTTATGAGGAAATGA
- the LOC117153887 gene encoding uncharacterized protein LOC117153887 isoform X1, whose protein sequence is MYVCIDIDTILSEYLLHIHVLENSYLLPACVTPYLSRSIDSSRTARSDKSRTDVVVDRRKIQKAHILKEIRYFRKSVKLLIPKLPFARIVKEIMTDLFPRSDVRRVQESALEALQEATEAYLVQFFEDCVLLSQHGKRVTLQIQDMILMRRLRGRDDIINK, encoded by the exons atgtatgtatgtatagatATAGATACTATACTATCAGAGTACCTGTTGCATATCCACGTGCTTGAAAATAGCTATCTTTTGCCTGCATGTGTAACTCCGTATCTAAGTAG ATCAATTGACAGTTCGCGAACAGCACGCAGTGATAAATCTAGG ACTGACGTTGTAGTGGACAGACGCAAAATTCAAAAGGCACACATTTTGAAAGAAATTCGATATTTTAGAAAAAGTGTAAAATTGCTTATACCAAAACTACCTTTTGCTCGTATAGTTAAAGAAATTATGACAGATTTATTTCCTAGAAGTGATGTAAGAAG AGTACAAGAATCTGCACTTGAAGCACTGCAAGAAGCTACTGAAGCATATCTAGTTCAATTCTTTGAAGATTGTGTATTATTGTCACAGCATGGAAAGCGTGTGACTCTTCAAATTCAAGATATGATTTTAATGAGACGACTCAGAGGAAGAgatgatattataaataaatga